In Nitrospirota bacterium, a genomic segment contains:
- the smpB gene encoding SsrA-binding protein SmpB: MTRRVDREKAVCTNRKAYHDYEIKETYEAGIVLQGTEVKALREGKANLKDSYAAIKNGELFLVQCHISPYSHGNIENHEPLRTRKLLMQKEEITRLYGLISQKGVTLIPLRIYFLRGKAKVELAVARGKKLFDKRESLKEKDARREVERAMKR, translated from the coding sequence ATGACTCGTAGGGTGGATAGAGAAAAAGCGGTATGCACCAATAGAAAGGCATACCATGACTATGAGATAAAGGAAACCTACGAGGCGGGTATTGTGCTTCAGGGGACAGAGGTAAAGGCGTTAAGGGAAGGCAAGGCAAATCTGAAGGATAGTTATGCAGCCATCAAGAATGGTGAATTATTTCTTGTTCAGTGTCACATCAGTCCATACAGTCATGGTAATATTGAGAATCACGAACCATTGAGGACACGAAAACTCTTAATGCAAAAGGAAGAAATAACACGGCTTTATGGATTGATTTCCCAGAAGGGAGTTACCCTTATTCCACTTAGGATATACTTTCTTCGTGGGAAGGCAAAGGTAGAGTTGGCTGTTGCAAGAGGCAAGAAGCTCTTTGATAAAAGGGAATCCCTGAAAGAAAAAGACGCCCGAAGAGAAGTCGAACGGGCAATGAAAAGATAG